One stretch of Sinomonas terrae DNA includes these proteins:
- a CDS encoding MGMT family protein, whose amino-acid sequence MRDEFVEAVLAVVELVPPGAVLAYGDVAELLGAGGPRQVGSVLSHFGAQVAWWRVIKANGGPPEGHEVEALAHYIEESTPLRGTSGRGSWRVDMQQARWAPDDGELDLVDSVAEVLWERVHGKAPGMSDPDDGLLP is encoded by the coding sequence ATGCGGGACGAGTTTGTGGAGGCGGTGCTTGCCGTCGTCGAACTCGTTCCACCGGGCGCCGTGCTCGCCTATGGCGACGTTGCGGAGCTCTTGGGCGCGGGTGGTCCGCGCCAAGTGGGGAGCGTCCTGTCCCACTTCGGCGCTCAGGTCGCGTGGTGGCGTGTCATCAAGGCAAACGGAGGGCCGCCAGAAGGCCACGAGGTCGAAGCGCTCGCCCATTACATCGAGGAGTCCACACCGCTTCGAGGCACGTCAGGGCGCGGGAGCTGGCGCGTCGATATGCAGCAGGCGCGGTGGGCGCCGGACGACGGCGAGCTTGACTTGGTGGATTCAGTCGCCGAAGTGCTGTGGGAGCGTGTCCACGGGAAAGCGCCAGGAATGTCGGACCCGGATGATGGACTCCTTCCATGA